A single window of Sulfitobacter sp. JL08 DNA harbors:
- a CDS encoding M48 family metallopeptidase produces MRRWLMSLGVLATLAACGEVVVTTNTPTSQTQQAQPAAPVAPALSADAAGRTFARVVGTVEPVAERECRARTRGVNCDFRIVVDDRPGQPSNAFQTLDKNGRPVVAFTIALIRDARNADELAFVLGHETAHHIAGHLARQRDNAMAGAVIFAGLATLTGADPASVQTAQDLGATVGARSYSKEFELEADALGTIITARAGYDPLRGALFFTRIPDPGDRFLGTHPPNAARIETVRRTAAQL; encoded by the coding sequence ATGCGTAGATGGCTGATGTCTTTGGGGGTTCTGGCAACCCTCGCCGCGTGCGGCGAGGTGGTCGTGACAACCAATACACCCACATCCCAGACACAGCAGGCACAACCTGCCGCGCCGGTCGCGCCTGCACTAAGTGCGGATGCGGCCGGGCGCACATTTGCGCGCGTGGTCGGCACGGTTGAACCGGTGGCCGAACGGGAATGCCGCGCGCGCACCCGCGGGGTGAATTGCGATTTCAGGATTGTCGTGGATGATCGCCCGGGGCAACCCTCTAACGCCTTCCAGACACTGGATAAAAACGGCAGGCCCGTGGTGGCATTCACGATTGCGCTGATCCGGGATGCGCGCAACGCGGACGAGCTTGCCTTTGTGCTTGGGCATGAAACGGCCCACCATATCGCAGGCCATCTGGCGCGCCAGCGCGACAATGCGATGGCCGGTGCCGTGATTTTCGCCGGGCTGGCCACGTTAACAGGTGCCGATCCGGCCAGCGTTCAGACGGCGCAGGATCTGGGCGCCACCGTGGGCGCACGCAGCTATTCAAAGGAATTCGAACTTGAGGCCGACGCGCTGGGCACGATCATCACGGCCCGTGCTGGCTATGATCCACTGCGCGGTGCTCTGTTCTTTACCCGCATTCCCGACCCGGGAGACCGCTTTTTGGGCACACATCCGCCGAATGCAGCACGGATCGAAACGGTTCGCCGGACGGCCGCACAGCTATAA
- a CDS encoding DUF6455 family protein gives MTNILKLGHPERHFWLTRSVARVMGLNLSECIHSGHLSAQDYSAMVTHCRTCAHADACERWLARQFDESETGPKDCVNADILCQLRQKTSRRRPS, from the coding sequence ATGACGAACATTCTTAAACTTGGACATCCGGAGCGCCATTTCTGGCTGACCCGGTCTGTCGCCCGTGTGATGGGGCTGAATCTGAGTGAGTGTATTCATTCCGGTCATCTGAGCGCACAGGATTACAGTGCGATGGTTACACACTGCCGTACCTGCGCGCATGCCGATGCCTGCGAACGCTGGCTGGCCCGGCAATTCGACGAGTCCGAGACCGGACCCAAAGACTGTGTCAACGCAGACATCCTTTGCCAACTCCGGCAGAAAACAAGCCGCAGGCGACCCTCATAG
- a CDS encoding DUF6455 family protein, whose product MQHENVLKRHAALVDHMATARGVDLEEATMRGDVQIEEISDAVLRCTGCSNPDHCDQWLAQQEGVADKSPSYCRNTDLIERLLP is encoded by the coding sequence ATGCAACACGAAAACGTATTGAAACGACACGCGGCCTTGGTCGATCATATGGCCACAGCGCGCGGTGTTGATCTGGAAGAGGCCACGATGCGTGGCGACGTTCAGATAGAAGAGATCAGCGACGCGGTATTGCGGTGCACGGGATGCTCCAATCCTGATCATTGCGATCAGTGGCTGGCACAGCAGGAGGGGGTCGCGGACAAATCCCCCAGCTATTGCCGCAACACCGATCTGATCGAACGACTGCTGCCCTAA
- a CDS encoding CDGSH iron-sulfur domain-containing protein yields MSDAPIIAQKAPYAVEVIAGKTYFWCACGKSSKQPFCDGSHKDTTITPIKYEADADKKAFFCGCKHSTKSPLCDGSHSKL; encoded by the coding sequence TATCGCCCAAAAGGCACCCTATGCTGTCGAAGTGATCGCCGGAAAAACCTATTTCTGGTGCGCCTGCGGCAAATCGTCAAAACAGCCGTTTTGTGACGGATCGCACAAAGATACCACCATCACCCCGATCAAATACGAGGCCGACGCAGACAAAAAGGCGTTTTTCTGTGGGTGCAAACATTCGACCAAATCGCCATTGTGCGACGGTTCACATTCAAAGCTATGA